The Bdellovibrio sp. NC01 genome includes the window TCTGACGTACATCAAAAACTAAGGTCTAGAACTCGATCTCATTTTGAGAATCATACTTTTTTAACTCAGAGAATCCGAAAAATTTTCCGAGAATATCAGTATGAGCAATGAGGCCATCAACTCTGCCAAGAGATTTACGACGAAAGAGAAAGCCGATATCGAAGTGTACGGACACATCGGTAAGCTTGGTGCTCAGCTTCGCAATCTGTCTGAAACTGGGGCCTTCCTTGAAGTTTCTAGCGGCGATTACGTTCCGCAAAAAGGCGACCTGCTTAACCTTACAGTGACGTTAGATTCCCTAAAGAAAACCTACAATCTAGCGGCGGAAGTTGTGTGGTCAAAAGGCATGGGCATGGGAATCTGCTTTATTAACAAAGAAGAAGTATTAGAAAGAATGATGGCCAAAGCCGGAGCGTTCTAATATAGTCTGCAGTCATGCAACTGCACACCAACGTCGATCTTAGCCAGTACAATACTTTGGGGCTTCGCTCTTCTGCGAAACTTTTCACCGAGCTTCATAACATCATCGACTTGCATGGTCTGATCAACGACGAATCCATTAAAAATCTCAAATGGCATG containing:
- a CDS encoding PilZ domain-containing protein, translating into MSNEAINSAKRFTTKEKADIEVYGHIGKLGAQLRNLSETGAFLEVSSGDYVPQKGDLLNLTVTLDSLKKTYNLAAEVVWSKGMGMGICFINKEEVLERMMAKAGAF